Within Eggerthella timonensis, the genomic segment CGTTTCGCTCGATGGGGTACGTAAGCGGCGATGGTATACTCTAGGGCTATGGAAGGGATCAAGGGGAAACATACGCTCGGCAAGGCCGATGTCGTGCCGTTGGCGGGCATGGCGCTGCTGTGGTTCTCGGTGCACGTGTCCCCGTACTATCCGTTCTCCCTGTCGCCCCAGTTCGACGGTGCCAACGTGGGCGCCGTTTCGGCCCAGCACATGGTGTACTCCATCATGCTCGTGCTGTTCCTGGCGATCGCCATCGCCCTGCGCGGGCGCATGGGGAAGCTGGACGCCCATCTGCCCGTCATCCGCGCCGTCGCGGGCGCCGCAGGCCTGGTGGGAAGCGTCATGCTGTTCTGCTCGCCGCTGTTCGGCGCCTTCTCCGAAGCTGCGAGCGGCGTGGCTATCTCGCTGGTGGCGCTGTACGTGGCCGTGTTCTCGATCAGCTGGTTCGCGTTCGCCAGCGCGCAGGGCATCGAACGCTCCGTGATGTACATCTGCCTGTCGTACTGCCTGTTCAGCCTGTTGTGGAGCCTGTTGCTGATCGTCGGGAACGGCGCCCTCGCCCTGTTCTCGTGCGCGTGCCCCGCGCTGTCGGCGATCTGCTTCGCCTTCGGCCCCCGCCGCGCCTACCGCGAGCCTGCATCCCACAGCTTCGCCTCGCTCAAGGTGCTGCCGTGGGGCGTCCTCGCGCTGTGCGCGGTGTTCATCTACTTCGGCGTGGTGGCGGTGCGGGCGTTCACCACCATGGGGACGGGCGTGTCGAGCGCCGGGAGCCTCGGCCTCATGCCGCAGTTGGTGACGGCGCTCGCCGGCCTTGCGGTGACGGGTTTTCTGGCCGGGCTGTTCGCGCGCAAGGGCATGACGTTCTCGAACGTGGTGACGGCCATCGCGGTTCTCACGTTGGCGTACATGGGCGCGCTGCTGATGGTGACGTTGGGCGATCCCGCAGGCGACGGGGTGCTGGTATGCAAGCGCATCCTCGTGGCTGCCGAGCATGGCGTGGAAGTGCTGCTGGCGGCCACGCTGGCGTACGAGACAGCGCGGCGCAGATTGTCGGCGTCGCTGGTGTTCGGGCTATTCGGCGTGTTCGTGCTGGCGGTGCCGCAGTTCATCGCGCTCGACGTGATGTACCGCAGC encodes:
- a CDS encoding helix-turn-helix transcriptional regulator — encoded protein: MEGIKGKHTLGKADVVPLAGMALLWFSVHVSPYYPFSLSPQFDGANVGAVSAQHMVYSIMLVLFLAIAIALRGRMGKLDAHLPVIRAVAGAAGLVGSVMLFCSPLFGAFSEAASGVAISLVALYVAVFSISWFAFASAQGIERSVMYICLSYCLFSLLWSLLLIVGNGALALFSCACPALSAICFAFGPRRAYREPASHSFASLKVLPWGVLALCAVFIYFGVVAVRAFTTMGTGVSSAGSLGLMPQLVTALAGLAVTGFLAGLFARKGMTFSNVVTAIAVLTLAYMGALLMVTLGDPAGDGVLVCKRILVAAEHGVEVLLAATLAYETARRRLSASLVFGLFGVFVLAVPQFIALDVMYRSGVLGLLAELPLVTPVAATGAFAAAAVGIGVLVSFSRRMATQAEAQGDSWQENLCREATGAFDVTQRELDVVVYTYRGYSAKKIAEALIVSESTVKAHLSHVYRKLGIHSKQELIALIDGYRVH